The Malus domestica chromosome 10, GDT2T_hap1 genome contains a region encoding:
- the LOC103429730 gene encoding uncharacterized protein isoform X28: protein MSKPSLRLQFTKLLVFYHVLLWQLGHWPQSKLHCRADVARLPEDEVSALRDFMSNTELRPEQIIEVTYCSDVVRTYGFVIECNCTNESGCRITGIRMSYLGLTGTIHEKVGDLTSLTYLILSNNTLHGGIPDTIGNLKNLQVLDLSRNQLNGSIPASLGRLVSLEYLYLQYNLLSQGIPPSFGSLTKLTELNLQFNMISDSIPEDFGNLSSLTIMELSENQLSGPLPQSLGNLTTLTTFYVSANNLSGKFPETYGNLTSLKKFSIAGNYISGPLPVETIAKWTNITHLVLVGNNFEGNLTEKIFRLPKLQYLLITDLANNSFPLPPKINNSANFISLTLRNCSINGTIPKYIGENMTSLRYLDLSFNKLTGGLPQNMSSKMIYINMLNGTIAPSILGDSQTRIDLSFNYFSAEGSPVQSNQQLNLFACCRNSSTTEPQMMDPFEMKNRYCPENEPEYHSLFINCGGEETIVDGHQYDQDNDTSLFYTSPKKSWAYSLSGDFGVPESNTSNYIKSMTRGVHEAPLYEKARFSPISLEYYVFCLRKGNYIVTLYFKEIVDSKDEDYSSLRKRVFDVYIQDVRRLDYFKIREEEGTTEGPITKKISAVVVNDSGLLNIHLYWPGKGSYQYHPSFNGPLISAISVTPEFDPDKSKGQFVALITLASIVAALPLSLAFAWRMGWLPSEGFPKIETSQEKIVDEYQDSEELPSQEENGDEQRNTKDQGTRKNTEKYQGQEEIGDEHQDNEELPSQEEIGDEHQDNEELPSQEEIGDEHQDNEELPSQEEIGDEPRNTKGQEEVGDEQRNTKDQGRRKNTKTKRKKKEKLGDEHPNIVKKLGMFGLSYGFPLGMSSEELPSQEEIGDKHQDSEEFPSKEEIGDEHQDSEELPSQEEIGDEQRNTKGQQEINDEQRNTKDQGRRKNTETKRKKKEKIGDDHPDTVKKLGQEEIGEEHQDSEELPNQEEIGDEHQDREELPSQEEIGDEQRNTKGQEEIGDEQRNTKDQGRRKNTETKRKKKEKIGDERPNTIKKLGMFGLSYGLPLDMSSEELPSKEEIGDEHQDSEELPSQEEIGDEQRNTKDQGRRKNTETKRKKKEKIGDERPNTVKKLGMFGLSYGLPLDMSSEELPSQEEIGDEQRKTKDQGRWKNTETKRKKKEKIGDEHPDTVKKLGMLGLSYGFPLGMSSEELPSEEEIGDEQQDSEELPSQEEIGDEQRNRKGQEEIGEEQRNTKDQGRQKNTETKRKKKEKIGDEHPDTVKKLGMFGLSYGFPLGMSNEELPSQEEIGDEHQDSEELPSQQEIGDEQRNKKGQEEIGDEQRNTKDQGRWKNTETKTKKKEKIGDEHPDTVKKLGMLGLSYGFPLGMSSEELPSEEEIGDEHQDSEELPSQEEIGDEQRNRKGQEEIGDEQRNTKDQGRRKNTETKRKKKEKIGDEHPDTVKKLGMFGLSYGFPLGMSSEELPSQEEIGDEHQDSEKLPSQEEIGDEQRNMKGQEEIGDEQRNTKDQGRRKNTETKMKKKEKIGDEHPDIVKKLGMLGSSYGFPLGMSSEELPSQEEISDEHQDNEELPSQEKIGDEQRNTKGQEEIGDEQRNTKDQGRRKNTKTKMKKKEKIGDEHPDTVKKLGMLGLSYGFPLGMSSEELLSQEEIGDEHQDSEELRSQEEISDEQRNTKGQEEIGDEQINTKDQGRRTNTKTRRKKNEKIGDEHLDAVKELINATENFSDKKKLGHSETFFMAQLPSHTVAVKKLDSAHFKGKIDKLKEEIGIIESLQHNNILKLLHAYIGKDLQFLVYEYMENKSLEDILFGSSTSGTIKLDWNTRVNICLGIAQGLQYLHERVQIVHTNIKSANILLNEKLEAKISDFGFANLYSEEDKVMAIGRETKKGYTAPEYLQTDDLDSKLDVFSFGVVVLEIVSGERNVRNQSKKETEVLLDRAYKANRNGNLKSLVDKNLSTFDEREALIILKLALECTTMGASVRPEMSGVVSVLLGEKSIDEVCSPAKPTGDINVVGSLEELAGISDMAAKPTGDINVVGSLEESAGISDMAESLSPLWGS from the exons ATGAGTAAGCCTTCTCTAAGACTGCAGTTTACTAAGCTTCTTGTTTTTTACCATGTTCTACTTTGGCAACTTGGACACTGGCCTCAATCCAAACTCCACTGCAGAGCCGACGTGGCTCGACTGCCGGAAGATGAAG TGTCTGCTCTCCGTGACTTTATGAGCAACACAGAGTTAAGGCCAGAGCAAATCATTGAGGTGACGTATTGCAGTGATGTAGTCCGGACTTACGGTTTTGTCATCGAATGTAATTGCACTAATGAGAGTGGATGCCGGATCACTGGAAT TAGAATGAGCTACTTAGGTTTAACTGGAACTATTCATGAAAAAGTGGGTGATCTTACAAGCCTAACCTACCT CATTCTATCCAACAACACACTTCATGGCGGAATACCAGACACCATTGGGAATTTGAAGAATCTCCAAGTCCT GGATCTATCGCGAAATCAACTCAATGGTTCAATACCAGCAAGCTTAGGGCGCTTGGTTTCTCTTGAATATCT ATATCTGCAATACAACTTGCTTAGCCAAGGTATACCACCAAGTTTTGGTTCACTGACGAAACTTACTGAATT GAATCTGCAGTTTAATATGATATCAGACTCAATTCCTGAGGATTTTGGAAATCTTTCGAGTCTTACAATTAT GGAACTGTCTGAGAATCAGCTGTCTGGTCCTCTTCCACAAAGCCTCGGAAACTTGACAACTCTCACAACCTT CTATGTGTCAGCCAATAATTTGAGTGGGAAATTTCCAGAAACTTATGGAAACCTCACAAGCCTGAAAAAGTT TTCGATAGCCGGGAATTACATTTCTGGTCCCTTACCAGTTGAAACCATAGCCAAGTGGACTAATATCACTCACCT GGTGCTCGTGGGAAACAATTTCGAAGGAAACTTGACTGAAAAAATATTCCGCTTGCCAAAGCTTCAGTATCT GTTGATAACTGACCTggcaaataatagtttcccaTTACCACCAAAAATCAACAACAGTGCCAATTTCATTTCTCT AACACTGAGGAACTGCTCAATCAACGGCACAATCCCCAAATACATTGGTGAAAATATGACATCCCTAAGATACCT AGACTTGAGCTTCAATAAGTTAACTGGTGGCCTCCCTCAGAATATGAGTTCAAAAATGATTTACat AAATATGCTTAACGGGACAATCGCACCTTCGATACTTGGGGACTCCCAAACTAGGAT AGATCTTTCGTTCAACTATTTTTCAGCAGAAGGCTCTCCAGTACAAAGCAACCAACAACT GAACTTGTTTGCATGCTGCCGCAACTCCTCAACCACTGAGCCACAAat GATGGATCCATTTGAAATGAAGAACAGATACTGTCCTGAAAACGAACCGGAGT ACCATTCCTTGTTTATTAATTGTGGTGGTGAAGAAACAATCGTAGATGGGCATCAATATGATCAAGATAATGACACATCCCTCTTTTACACAAGTCCAAAGAAAAGCTGGGCTTACAGCCTTTCCGGAGACTTTGGTGTACCAGAAAGTAATACTAGTAATTATATCAAGAGCATGACACGTGGAGTTCATGAGGCACCGTTGTATGAAAAAGCTCGGTTTTCCCCGATATCTCTCGAGTATTATGTTTTTTGTCTACGCAAAGGCAATTATATTGTGACGCTTTATTTCAAGGAAATTGTAGACAGTAAGGATGAAGATTATAGTAGTTTAAGAAAACGCGTATTTGATGTATATATTCAG GATGTGAGGAGACTAGATTATTTCAAGATTAGGGAGGAGGAGGGAACTACAGAAGGACCAATAACTAAAAAGATTTCAGCTGTGGTTGTAAATGATAGCGGTCTATTGAACATCCACTTGTACTGGCCTGGAAAGGGATCGTATCAATACCATCCTAGTTTTAATGGACCTCTAATATCAGCTATTTCTGTGACTCCTG AGTTCGATCCCGATAAAAGCAAAGGTCAATTTGTTGCATTGATTACGCTTGCTTCAATTGTTGCTGCTCTGCCGCTTTCATTGGCTTTTGCTTGGAGGATGGGCTGGCTGCCAAGCGAAGGGTTCCCCA AAATCGAAACAAGTCAAGAAAAAATAGTTGATGAGTATCAAGACAGCGAAGAGCTCCCCA GTCAAGAAGAAAATGGTGATGAGCAGAGAAACACGAAAGATCAAGGCACGCGgaagaacacagaaaaatatcAAG GTCAAGAAGAAATAGGAGATGAGCATCAAGACAACGAAGAGCTCCCCA GTCAAGAAGAAATAGGAGATGAGCATCAAGACAACGAAGAGCTCCCCA GTCAAGAAGAAATAGGTGATGAGCATCAAGACAACGAAGAGCTCCCCA GTCAAGAAGAAATAGGTGATGAGCCGAGAAACACGAAAGGTCAAGAAGAAGTAGGAGATGAACAGAGAAACACGAAAGATCAAGGCAGGCGGaagaacacaaaaacaaagaggaagaaaaaggaaaaactaGGTGATGAGCATCCAAACATCGTCAAAAAATTGGGTATGTTCGGATTGAGCTATGGATTTCCGTTGGGAATGTCAAGCGAAGAGCTCCCCA GTCAAGAAGAAATAGGTGATAAGCATCAGGACAGCGAAGAGTTCCCCA GTAAAGAAGAAATAGGTGATGAGCATCAAGACAGCGAAGAGCTCCCCA GTCAAGAAGAAATAGGTGATGAGCAGAGAAACACGAAAGGTCAACAAGAAATAAATGACGAGCAGAGAAACACGAAAGATCAAGGCAGGCGGAAGAACACAGaaacaaagaggaagaaaaaggaaaaaataggTGATGATCATCCAGACACCGTAAAAAAATTGG GTCAAGAAGAAATAGGTGAGGAGCATCAAGACAGCGAAGAGCTCCCCA aTCAAGAAGAAATAGGTGATGAGCATCAAGACAGGGAAGAGCTCCCCA GCCAAGAAGAAATAGGTGATGAGCAGAGAAACACGAAAGGTCAAGAAGAAATAGGTGATGAGCAGAGAAACACGAAAGATCAAGGCAGGCGGAAGAACACAGaaacaaagaggaagaaaaaggaaaaaataggTGATGAGCGTCCAAACACCATCAAAAAATTGGGTATGTTCGGATTGAGCTATGGATTACCGTTGGATATGTCAAGCGAAGAGCTCCCCA GTAAAGAAGAAATAGGTGATGAGCATCAAGACAGCGAAGAACTCCCCA GCCAAGAAGAAATAGGTGATGAGCAGAGAAACACGAAAGATCAAGGCAGGCGGAAGAACACAGaaacaaagaggaagaaaaaggaaaaaataggTGATGAGCGTCCAAACACCGTCAAAAAATTGGGTATGTTCGGATTGAGCTATGGATTACCGTTGGATATGTCAAGCGAAGAGCTCCCCA gCCAAGAAGAAATAGGTGATGAGCAGAGAAAAACGAAAGATCAAGGCAGGTGGAAGAACACAGaaacaaagaggaagaaaaaggaaaaaataggTGATGAGCATCCCGACACCGTCAAAAAATTGGGTATGTTGGGATTGAGCTATGGATTTCCGTTGGGTATGTCAAGCGAAGAGCTCCCCA GTGAAGAAGAAATAGGTGatgaacaacaagatagcgaagAGCTCCCCA gtCAAGAAGAAATAGGTGATGAGCAGAGAAACAGGAAAGGTCAAGAAGAAATAGGTGAGGAGCAGAGAAACACGAAAGATCAAGGCAGGCAGAAGAACACagaaacaaaaaggaagaaaaaggaaaaaataggTGATGAGCATCCAGACACTGTAAAAAAATTGGGTATGTTCGGATTGAGCTATGGATTTCCGTTGGGTATGTCAAACGAAGAGCTCCCCA GTCAAGAAGAAATAGGTGATGAGCATCAAGACAGCGAAGAACTCCCCA GTCAACAAGAAATAGGTGATGAGCAGAGAAACAAGAAAGGTCAAGAAGAAATTGGTGATGAGCAGAGAAACACGAAAGATCAAGGCAGGTGGAAGAACACAGAAACAAAGacgaagaaaaaggaaaaaataggTGATGAGCATCCAGACACCGTCAAAAAATTGGGTATGTTGGGATTGAGCTATGGATTTCCGTTGGGTATGTCAAGCGAAGAGCTCCCCA GTGAAGAAGAAATAGGTGATGAGCATCAAGATAGCGAAGAGCTCCCCA gtCAAGAAGAAATAGGTGATGAGCAGAGAAACAGGAAAGGTCAAGAAGAAATAGGTGATGAGCAGAGAAACACGAAAGATCAAGGCAGGCGGAAGAACACTGaaacaaagaggaagaaaaaggaaaaaataggTGATGAGCATCCAGACACTGTAAAAAAATTGGGTATGTTCGGATTGAGCTATGGATTTCCGTTGGGTATGTCAAGCGAAGAGCTCCCCA GTCAAGAAGAAATAGGTGATGAGCATCAAGACAGCGAAAAGCTCCCTA GTCAAGAAGAAATAGGTGATGAGCAAAGAAACATGAAAGGTCAAGAAGAAATAGGGGATGAGCAGAGAAACACGAAAGATCAAGGTAGGCGGAAGAACACAGAaacaaagatgaagaaaaaggaaaaaataggTGATGAGCATCCAGACATTGTTAAAAAATTGGGTATGTTGGGATCGAGCTATGGATTTCCGTTGGGTATGTCAAGCGAAGAGCTCCCCA gTCAAGAAGAAATAAGTGATGAGCATCAAGACAACGAAGAGCTCCCCA GTCAAGAAAAAATAGGTGATGAGCAGAGAAACACGAAAGGTCAAGAAGAAATAGGGGATGAGCAGAGAAACACGAAAGATCAAGGCAGGCGGaagaacacaaaaacaaagatgaagaaaaaggaaaaaataggTGATGAGCATCCAGACACTGTTAAAAAATTGGGTATGTTGGGATTGAGCTATGGATTTCCGTTGGGTATGTCAAGCGAAGAGCTCCTCA GTCAAGAAGAAATAGGTGATGAGCATCAAGACAGCGAAGAGCTCCGCA GTCAAGAAGAAATAAGTGATGAGCAGAGAAACACGAAAGGTCAAGAAGAAATTGGTGATGAGCAGATAAACACGAAAGATCAAGGCAGGCGGACGAACAcaaaaacaaggaggaagaaaaatgaaaaaataggTGATGAGCATCTAGACGCCGTCAAAGAATTAATAAATGCTACCGAAAATTTTAGcgacaaaaaaaaacttggtcATTCTGAGACATTTTTTATG GCACAACTGCCAAGTCATACTGTGGCCGTGAAGAAACTAGATTCCGCTCATTTTAAGGGAAAAATCGATAAACTGAAAGAGGAAATTGGCATCATAGAGTCATTGCAACACAACAATATCCTTAAACTGTTGCATGCTTATATTGGAAAAGACCTCCAATTTCTTGTTTACGAATACATGGAAAATAAATCCCTTGAAGACATCTTATTTG GCTCGAGTACTTCTGGCACAATCAAGCTTGATTGGAATACAAGGGTTAACATTTGCTTGGGAATAGCACAGGGTTTGCAATATCTACATGAGAGAGTACAGATTGTTCATACGAATATAAAATCTGCTAATATTCTTCTTAATGAAAAACTTGAGGCTAAGATATCGGACTTTGGATTTGCAAATCTTTATTCTGAAGAAGATAAAGTTATGGCCATCGGAAGAGAAACAAAGAA AGGCTACACGGCGCCAGAGTATTTGCAAACGGATGATTTAGATAGCAAACTGGATGTTTTCAGCTTTGGGGTGGTCGTACTTGAAATTGTTAGTGGGGAGAGAAACGTACGTaaccaatcaaagaaggaaactGAGGTTCTTTTAGACAGG GCTTATAAAGCAAATAGAAACGGAAATTTGAAGAGCTTGGTTGATAAGAATTTGTCTACATTTGATGAAAGAGAAGCCCTTATCATCTTGAAATTAGCATTGGAGTGCACCACGATGGGTGCTAGTGTCAGACCTGAAATGTCTGGAGTTGTTAGTGTTCTTCTTGGCGAAAAAAGCATTGACGAGGTTTGTTCACCTGCCAAGCCCACTGGCGACATCAATGTTGTTGGTTCCCTCGAAGAGTTGGCAGGCATTTCTGATATGGCTGCCAAGCCCACTGGCGACATCAATGTTGTTGGTTCCCTCGAAGAGTCGGCAGGCATTTCTGATATGGCAGAGTCTCTTTCCCCACTTTGGGGAAGTTGA